One window from the genome of Oryza glaberrima chromosome 3, OglaRS2, whole genome shotgun sequence encodes:
- the LOC127767999 gene encoding probable cytokinin riboside 5'-monophosphate phosphoribohydrolase LOGL3, translated as MRQQQQQQQQESRFKRTCVFCGSSQGNKTTYRDAAVDLAKELVARGIDLVYGGGSIGLMGLVSQAVYDGGRHVIGVIPKTLMTPEIIGETVGEVRPVSDMHQRKAEMARQSDAFIALPGGYGTLEELLEVITWAQLGIHHKPVGLLNVDGYYNSLLTFIDQAVEEGFISPSARRIIVSAPTAQELMDKLEEYVPYHDRVASGLNWETGHLGF; from the exons atgaggcagcagcagcagcagcagcagcaggagagcaGGTTCAAGAGGACCTGCGTGTTCTGCGGCAGTAGCCAGGGCAACAAGACCACCTACCGCGAtgccgccgtcgacctcgccaaAGAGCTG GTCGCGAGGGGCATTGACCTTGTGTATGGCGGCGGCAGCATTGGCCTCATGGGCCTCGTCTCCCAGGCCGTCTACGACGGTGGCAGACATGTCATTGG GGTCATTCCCAAGACTCTCATGACCCCCGAG ATAATCGGAGAGACAGTAGGGGAGGTGAGGCCAGTGTCCGACATGCACCAGAGGAAGGCTGAGATGGCGAGGCAGTCTGATGCATTCATAGCCCTGCCCG GAGGATACGGAACGCTGGAAGAGCTGCTTGAAGTCATCACATGGGCGCAATTAGGCATCCATCATAAACCG GTTGGGCTGCTGAACGTTGATGGGTACTACAACTCCCTGCTCACATTCATCGACCAAGCCGTGGAAGAAGGCTTCATCAGCCCCAGTGCTCGCCGCATCATCGTGTCGGCTCCAACGGCACAAGAACTCATGGACAAGCTTGAG GAATACGTCCCTTACCATGATAGGGTTGCGTCTGGGCTGAACTGGGAGACTGGTCATCTAGGGTTCTAA
- the LOC127767957 gene encoding homeobox-leucine zipper protein HOX10, translated as MAAAVAMRGSSSDGGGYDKVSGMDSGKYVRYTPEQVEALERVYADCPKPTSSRRQQLLRECPILANIEPKQIKVWFQNRRCRDKQRKESSRLQAVNRKLTAMNKLLMEENERLQKQVSQLVHENAHMRQQLQNTPLANDTSCESNVTTPQNPLRDASNPSGLLSIAEETLTEFLSKATGTAIDWVQMPGMKPGPDSVGIVAISHGCRGVAARACGLVNLEPTKVVEILKDRPSWFRDCRNLEVFTMIPAGNGGTVELVYTQLYAPTTLVPARDFWTIRYTTTMEDGSLVVCERSLSGSGGGPSAASAQQYVRAEMLPSGYLVRPCEGGGSIVHIVDHLDLEAWSVPEVLRPLYESSRVVAQKMTTAALRHIRQIAQETSGEVVYALGRQPAVLRTFSQGLSRGFNDAISGFNDDGWSIMGGDGVEDVVIACNSTKKIRSSSNAGIAFGAPGGIICAKASMLLQSVPPAVLVRFLREHRSEWADYNIDAYLASTLKTSACSLPGLRPMRFSGSQIIIPLAHTVENEEILEVVRLEGQPLTHDEALLSRNIHLLQLCTGIDEKSVGSSFQLVFAPIDDFPDETPLISSGFRVIPLDMKTDGASSGRTLDLASSLEVGSATAQASGDASADDCNLRSVLTIAFQFPYELHLQDSVAAMARQYVRSIVSAVQRVSMAISPSQTGLNAGQRIISGFPEAATLARWVCQSYHYHLGVELLSQSDGDAEQLLKMLWHYQDAILCCSFKEKPVFTFANKAGLDMLETSLVALQDLTLDRIFDEPGKEALFSNIPKLMEQGHVYLPSGVCMSGMGRHVSFDQAVAWKVLAEDSNVHCLAFCFVNWSFV; from the exons ATGGCTGCGGCAGTGGCAATGCGAGGGAGTAGCAGTGATGGAGGTGGCTATGATAAGGTTTCCGGGATGGACTCCGGTAAATATGTGCGCTACACGCCTGAGCAGGTGGAGGCGCTTGAGCGGGTGTACGCCGATTGCCCCAAGCCAACCTCCTCCCGCAGGCAGCAACTGCTGCGTGAGTGCCCCATACTTGCTAACATCGAGCCGAAGCAGATCAAGGTCTGGTTCCAGAACAGAAG GTGCCGGGATAAGCAGCGGAAGGAGTCTTCACGGCTTCAGGCTGTCAACAGGAAATTGACGGCAATGAACAAGCTTCTTATGGAAGAGAATGAACGACTCCAGAAGCAGGTCTCCCAATTGGTTCATGAGAATGCCCACATGCGACAGCAGCTGCAGAAT ACTCCGCTGGCAAATGATACAAGCTGTGAATCAAATGTGACTACCCCTCAAAACCCTTTAAGGGATGCAAGTAACCCCTCTGG GCTCCTTTCAATTGCAGAGGAGACCTTGACAGAGTTCCTCTCAAAGGCTACTGGTACAGCTATTGATTGGGTCCAGATGCCTGGGATGAAG CCTGGTCCGGATTCGGTTGGTATTGTGGCCATTTCACATGGTTGCCGTGGTGTTGCTGCCCGTGCCTGTGGTTTGGTGAACCTAGAACCAACAAAA GTGGTAGAGATATTGAAAGATCGTCCATCTTGGTTCCGTGATTGTCGAAACCTGGAAGTCTTTACAATGATTCCAGCAGGAAATGGAGGAACGGTTGAACTTGTCTACACACAG TTGTATGCTCCAACAACTTTAGTTCCTGCACGAGATTTTTGGACGATACGGTACACAACCACAATGGAAGATGGCAGTCTTGTG GTCTGTGAGAGATCTTTAAGTGGTTCAGGGGGCGGTCCAAGTGCTGCCTCTGCTCAGCAATATGTGAGAGCGGAAATGCTTCCAAGTGGATACCTGGTTCGCCCATGTGAAGGTGGGGGATCAATTGTGCACATAGTGGACCATCTGGATCTTGAG GCATGGAGTGTTCCTGAGGTGCTTCGGCCACTCTATGAATCTTCAAGGGTAGTCGCTCAGAAAATGACTACTGCG GCACTCCGGCACATCAGACAAATTGCTCAAGAAACAAGTGGGGAAGTGGTGTATGCCTTGGGGAGGCAACCAGCAGTGCTACGGACTTTTAGTCAAGGGCTGAGCag AGGCTTTAACGATGCCATTAGTGGTTTCAATGATGATGGGTGGTCTATAATGGGCGGAGACGGTGTTGAAGATGTAGTTATTGCTTGCAACTCAACTAAGAAAATTAGGAGTAGCAGCAATGCTGGCATCGCCTTTGGAGCCCCCGGAGGTATTATATGTGCTAAGGCATCAATGTTACTGCAG AGTGTTCCTCCAGCAGTACTGGTTCGATTTCTGAGGGAGCATAGATCTGAATGGGCCGATTACAATATTGATGCATATTTGGCTTCAACTCTGAAAACAAGTGCATGTTCACTTCCTGGGTTGCGACCCATGAGATTTTCTGGGAGCCAAATCATCATTCCACTTGCTCACACAGTCGAGAATGAGGAG ATTCTTGAAGTTGTTCGCCTTGAGGGTCAACCTCTTACTCATGATGAAGCTCTTCTTTCAAGGAATATCCACCTGCTTCAG CTCTGCACTGGAATAGATGAGAAGTCTGTGGGATCCTCCTTTCAGCTTGTCTTTGCACCGATTGATGATTTCCCAGATGAAACTCCATTGATTTCTTCTGGCTTCCGTGTTATACCACTTGATATGAAAACA GATGGTGCATCCTCTGGTAGGACATTAGATTTGGCATCTAGTCTTGAAGTAGGTTCAGCAACAGCTCAAGCCTCCGGAGATGCATCTGCAGATGATTGTAACTTGCGATCTGTTCTGACGATCGCTTTTCAATTCCCTTATGAGTTGCATCTCCAAGACAGTGTTGCAGCTATGGCTCGCCAATATGTCCGTAGCATTGTTTCTGCTGTGCAAAGAGTGTCAATGGctatctctccctctcaaaCTGGTCTAAATGCCGGACAGAGGATAATCTCTGGTTTCCCTGAAGCAGCAACCCTTGCTCGATGGGTTTGCCAGAGCTACCA TTACCATCTAGGGGTAGAGTTACTTAGTCAATCAGATGGAGATGCAGAACAATTGTTGAAGATGCTATGGCATTACCAAGATGCTATTTTGTGCTGCTCATTCAAG GAAAAACCGGTGTTTACATTTGCCAACAAAGCAGGACTGGACATGCTAGAAACTTCCCTTGTCGCCTTACAGGACCTCACATTGGACAGGATCTTTGATGAGCCTGGAAAAGAAGCATTGTTCTCAAACATTCCCAAATTGATGGAACAG GGCCATGTCTACCTGCCATCAGGCGTGTGCATGTCAGGAATGGGTCGGCATGTTTCTTTCGATCAGGCCGTGGCTTGGAAAGTGCTTGCCGAGGATAGTAATGTCCACTGCCTGGCCTTCTGTTTCGTCAACTGGTCCTTTGTGTGA
- the LOC127767959 gene encoding 40S ribosomal protein S17-3-like — protein sequence MGRVRTKTVKKTSRQVIEKYYSRMTLDFHTNKKVLEEVSILPSKRLRNKVAGFSTHLMRRIQRGPVRGISLKLQEEERERRMDFVPDRSALEVDDIRVDKETLDMLASLGMADLPGVVRQPDASTSAPQHYGAARLPYARRDRA from the coding sequence ATGGGGCGCGTGCGCACGAAGACGGTGAAGAAGACGTCTCGGCAGGTGATCGAGAAGTACTACTCGCGGATGACCCTGGACTTCCACACGAACAAGAAGGTGCTGGAGGAGGTGTCGATCCTGCCGTCGAAGCGCCTCCGCAACAAGGTGGCCGGCTTCAGCACCCACCTGATGCGCCGCATCCAGCGCGGCCCCGTCCGCGGCATCTCCCTCAAGCtccaggaggaggagcgcgagcgCCGCATGGACTTCGTCCCGGACAGGTCCGCGCTCGAGGTCGACGACATCCGCGTCGACAAGGAGACCCTCGACATGCTCGCCTCCCTCGGCATGGCCGACCTCCCCGGCGTCGTGCGCCAGCCcgacgcctccacctccgccccgCAGCACTacggcgccgcccgcctcccctaCGCCCGCCGCGACCGCGCCTAG